In bacterium, the sequence TCGGTGGTCGTAATACCCGTAAACCCTTTTTTGCTTGATCAAGCCTTCCAGCGCCTGCTGGTCAAAGGTCTTGGCCGACCAACTGTCAAGATACAACCCCTTCCAATGTTTGGCCTGGCGGTCGCGGTTGAAAAAGCCGAGATATTCCCCGCATTCTTTTGGCTTGGCCGGCACCATGACGGTCTCCTTGGCCGGGAGCAGTTTGCCGGCGTATTCGTCGAACTCGGCCGCTATCTTCATGGACTTGGACTTCCCCAGATGCTGGGATATCTTGTTGTAGGATCCGGTGGCATAGCGTATGAACCGGGGTTTCAGGCTCATGGCCTTCTTCCAGGTGTAGTCCTGGATGATGCGGCCGATACCGTGCCCCCGGTACTTGGGATCAACCCTTAAGCCCTCCAGCCAAAGCTCGCCCGGCCGGTGGATGGTGATCTTGCCCACACCGACCGGCCTGTCCTCTATCGTGGCCGCGAAGAAAAGGCCGCCCTTGGTCTTTACCCACTGGTCCCAGACCTCGGGCATGTAATCTCCCCAGCGGCCGAAGGTATGCTTGCAGAAGTCAAGCACCACAGCCTTGTCCGAGGGCCTGGCCGGGCGGATCTTTATCCGGCCTGCGGCATATTTATTTGTATCACTCATATCTGTGTCCTTATCATTTTGATAGGATGATCAGCGATTTACTCGGGATATCGGTTAATCAACAGGGTTCAACCCCGGTTGTCGCGTTAAATACTATCAGTGAGCATCGCAGTTGACGGCGGAAGAAAGCTTGTCTGGCCTGTTTGAGGGCTTGGCAAAATCCCGAGTTCAGACAAGCCCGCCGACTACGAGAAGCGCAATGCGGGTCCGCTGAAGCCTTGGCGTAAGCGTGGCCCGGATAGTATTTTGCGACGAGCTTTTTTCTTTTTGGTTCTTTTTCTTAGTTGGCGGCACAAAAAAGAAAAAGAACATACTCTAGGCCTCGGTCAGCCCGGTAAAATGAAAATTATTGACCTTAAGCGGCGGAACCACCATGTTCTCCTGGCTCTCCGGCACGCCCAGCGTCTCCACATTGTTAAAGAACTCCACCAGGTCCTGGTTGAACCTCATATTCTTGACCCCGCAGGACACTTTGCCGTCCTCGATCAGGAAGGTGCCGTCCCTTGTCATCCCTGTGATGACGGGGATCTTGCGGTCCACCACCCGGTTATACCAGAAACGGGTGACCAGCACCCCGCGCTTGGTGGACTTGATCATGTCCTCCAGCGAGGCATTCCCGCCTTCCAGGATCAGATTCCGCGGCATCGGGCCGTAGGTGTTGGGCTGGGGCAGGCCGTGGCCGGTGGTCTCTGTCCTGTCCTTGGCCGCTGTTTTCAGATCGTAAACCGGACCGCGGGCCACCCCTTTTTCTATGATCATCACCTTCTTCCTGGGCATGCCCTCGGAATCAAATGGCTCGGCCCAGACCGCCAGGGGATTGTAGGCATCATCGCTGATGGTGATATTGCCACCCATCAGTTTCTGCCCTATCTTCCCGGACAGGCAGCTCAGGTTCTCCTGGACCGCCAGGGCGCCGAAAGAAAGATATGAAAGGAACATTAACGGCGTGGTGACCGCTTCGGGCTCCAGGATCACGGTGTAATCCCCCGGCTCCAGCGCCTTGGCATTGAGTCCGCCCAGGCACTTTTTGATGGCGATGGCTGCGATCTTCTCCGGGTCAATCTCACCTGCTTTGCGCGCCGTCTGGGCAAATCGTCCGGCTGTAATGCCGGAACGGGCGGTAAGCTCCATCCGCAGGGTGCTCATGTTATGATAGGCGAACAACCCATTGCTGTTGGCCATGGCGGTGGCATAAAGTGTGTTGTTGACCAGTCCGGCCAGCTCCACTTTTTCCTGCCGGGCCAGTTTTACGGCCTTAAGCACCATCTCCGCCCTCTGCTCCGGCTCCATGAAGGCCGAACTCTGGTCAAAGGCCGGGATCTCCCGGTATTGCTGCGGCCCCATCATCGGCGGAAGTTCCTGTTTGCTGGTGATGGCCCGGGCTGCATTTACGGACCGCCTGGCCAGTTCTTTAAGCGACTCGTCGTCAAACTGGTTGGTGGTTGCCCGTCCCGAGCGTCCTTCCAGGTCCACCCGCAGGGAGATGTCGATGTCCGATGTCTCCACATTCTGGTGGATGGTGTTGTTGGCGATCCTGGTCAGCGGGCTGGCCGTCTGAGTCAGGATAACTTCGGCCTGGCCTTCTTTGGCAAAGGACAACGCCCTTTTGCAGATGTCGTGGGCCTGATTTTTATCTATCAACATTTTATTTCCGTTCAAATGATTTTTATTTTTTGAGACTGTGTTCACTGCATGTTCATCGTCAGTGTCCATCAGTGTCGATATATGGCCGCTACTTTTTCCCCGGCACCACGCCGACCTTGATCTTCCGGAACCTTGACGGCGCACAGCCCTGGGCGGTCCTGGCCAGCTGTCCCGGTTCGCCCTTGCCGCAGTTGGCGGTTCCCCAGATCTTCCAGTCCTTTGGCCCGGCGATGGCGTCGCAGGCGTTCCAGAACTGGGGGGTGAACCCGGTGTAGGTGGCGTTCTTCAGCATCCGGCCCAGCTTGCCCTTTTTGATCTCCCAGGCGATCTCGGTTCCGAACTGGAAGTTGGAGCGCCGGTCATCGATGGAAAAGCTCTTGTTGCTGGCCATGTAGATGCCGTCATCGGTCTCGGAGATTATCTGCTCGGTTGACTTTGTGCCCGGCTCCAGGTTGATGCAGGTTATCCGGACGATGGGCATGTTGCCCCAGCCGTCGGCCCGCATGGCCCCGGTGGAGTTCTTGCCGATGACCCTGGCGGTCTCGCGGGATGACAGGTAGTTCACCAGCAGGCCGTTCTTTATCAGATCGGCCTTGTGGGTCTTTACGCCCTCGTCATCGTAGCCGTAACTGCCCAGGCCCATGGGACAGGTGGGATCGGAGGAAATGTTGACGATGTCGGAACCGTATTTCAGCTTGTCCAGATTGTCGGTGGTGGCAAAGCTGGTGCCGGCGTAGTTGGCCTCGCTGCCGAACACCCGGTCCAGCTCCAGCGGATGCCCGACTGATTCGTGGATCTGAAGCGAGAGCTGGGAGCCTTCGATGATGATGTCCTTCTCGCCGGACGGGCACTGGTCGGCCGAAAGCAGGGCCACCGCTTCTTCCGCTGTTCTCCCGGCGTTCCCGGCAAAGTCCAGTCCCTCTATCATCTCGTAGCCGTTGGATTCCCACTGCCCGCCGTGGGAACAGGGATAGGAGCGGTACTGCACGTCGCCGTCCTTGACGGCGGTGGCGGTGTAGCCGCCGCCGCACTGCACTATCCTTTGTTCTATCACCGAGCCAATGGTGGAGGCGAACAGCTGGTCCTCCACCCAGCCCGCGATCCGGGATTCGGTGATGTTCACCCCCTTCACCTGGCGCATGGCGGCATCGGTCTTAAGCAGCAGGGCGATCTTCTCCTCCAGCGGAACTTCCAGCGGGTTCTTTTTGTGCGGGGTGACGTATTTGTCTATGTACTTCTCCACCGGGGCCAGCTCCAGGTCGCGGACCTTAAGCAGGGCGCTGGCCTTGGCCACCTTGACGGCCAGCCTGGCCACCCGCTCGATCTCGGCCTTGTCGATCTTGGGACTGGAGGCAAAGCCCCAGGCCCCGTTAACTATCACCCGGATGCCGAAGCCGCCGGAGGTTCCCCGATTGATGCTGCCCACCTGGCCGTCCTTGACCTCCACCCGCTCGGATTCATCGTTGATGATCCGGATGTCGGCGTAGGTGGCCCCGGCCACCTCGGCCACGTTAAGGGCGTGTTGTGCTAGGTCTTTCAAAATGTTTCCTCCATTTATGGTGCTTTTGTCATCCTGAGACAGACCACTTGCTTGTTCAATGTTGTCATACTGAGACAGACCCCTTGCTTGACAAATCGAAGTATCAACTGCAGACTATTTGTCTTTAGCCCGGTTATGTTCTTTTCTTTTTGTACCGCCAACAAGAAAAGAACCAAAAGAAAAAGCTCGTCGCTTAAAACTCTCCAGGCGTTGCGCTTCTCGTTGCCGGCGGGCTTGTCTGAACTCGGGCTTTGGCCAAGCCCTCAAACACGCCAGACAAGCTTTTAACCGCCATCAACTGCTATGCTCACTGATCGTTTTAACGCGACTTACGGGGTTGGCACCTTCTGTGCAATTTATTTCCCGTGGTAATCGGATAAGCAGTAAGAATTATTACCCCAATATATCCCGGTAATCTATCTTCATGGCAGTCTTGGCCCTTTCCAGGATGTCCCCTGTCACTTCCTGCCCCTTGATGATGCCCTGCTTCAGCACATTCCTGACATAACCCAGGTCATTACCCAGTTCTATGCGCTTCTGCCGGATCGGGGCAAAATAACCGTTCATGTTGGCTATCAGCTCCTTTTTGCAGACCACGCAGCCCCGCCCGCCCTTCAAACACTCCTCCTTTATGGCGGCGTGGCCGGGAGTGAATATCTGGTGATAGGCGTAGACCATGCAGCCGTCCGGGTGGCCGGGGTCGTCCTTGCGGGCCTTGGTGGGGTCGGTGTAGGCGCTCATGATCTTCTTGGCGGTATCATCCGCGCTGTCCTTGATGTCTATGGCGTTGTTCAGCGACTTGCTCATCTTGGAATTCCCGTCCAAACCCTTGATCCGCCCAAAACTGCCGGTCTTGGCTTCCGGCTCCACAAACACCGGCCCGTAGATCCGGTTGAAATCGCGGGCGATCTCCCGGGTCATCTCGATCATCGGCAGCTGGTCGTCGCCCACCGGCACCAGGTCGGCGTTGAAGGACAGAATGTCGGCCGCCTGGGAGACGGGATAGGCAAAGAACCCGAAGGGCAGTGATTCCCCGAAACCTTTCTGCTTGATCTCCTCCTTGACCGTGGGATTGCGGCCCACCCGGGCCACCGTCACCAGGTTCATGAAGAAGATGGTCAGATCGGCAATGGCCGGCAGTTTTGACTGGATGACGATGGTGGATTTGTTGGGGTCTATCCCCGCCGCCAGGTAGTCCAGAGTGACCTCGATGATGTTGTCGTGCACCTTTTGGGGATCGTCAAAGTTGTCGGTCAGGGCCTGAACGTCGGCGATCAGGACATAGGTCTCGTACTGGTCCTGCAGTCTCACCCGTTCCACCAGCGAACCAAAATAATGCCCTATGTGCAAAGGCCCGGTGGGCCGGTCTCCTGTTAGAATCTTTTTCATACTTTATTCGTTTTTTTTCTTGTGTTTTGTTCGTTGTTCACTACCGTAACAAATTTTTGCAAGACGATTCTCATATTCCGTTAAGGGTCGATTTCTTGTTTTTTCATCCGCCAAGGCTTTCTGTTTTTGGTCAGATGGTAAGTTGTCTGGCCAAGGTTTATAGTCATTTTGTATTTCATTCCAATTCTTAGCAATTGATTTATACTGTACAAAACCCATTATTCCCATCATTGACATATTACCGAAGCTTGACAATGATAGGATCGTGTAAATATCAGAAATATCAGGTCTTTGTTCACCACGAATATGAAATAAAATAAAGGGAAATGACGCTAATAATGGGATGCAAAAATTTGCTGCTGCTGCTTTGATTAACATACGGTTGTTATTACGTAAAAGGAAACTTTTTATTTTCCTCAATTCTAATGGCAACTCTGAGTCTTTGCAAACATAGCCAAACCGGTATGACAGACCAAGGCTGAAAAAAAAGACAATCGTAAAAGGCAAAGTACCGGATACGGCTACAATTAATATCTTCCAGAAGGGTTCTCGTGCATTAGGGACATTATAGGAGATGACACAGAAAATCGCGTACCATATTGCCAATACTAATCCTACTGGCCCATGCTGTTCAAAAACACCAATATAACGTGGTAACTTTTTCATCATCAGTTCTCAGCCACCTTTGACCAAGAGGTAAACCCGTGCCCCAGTACCTCCTTGACGTCTGTCACCACCATGAAGGCCTTGGGATCCAGCAGGCTGACAATTTCCTTCAACTGCACCAGCTCCCTCCGGCTGACCACGCAAAACAGGATGGTGCGCTCGGTGCCCTTGTAAAATCCCTTGCCCACCCACATGGTGCCGCCCCGGTTCATCTCCAGCACCACTTCGCCCCTTATCAACTGGTGATGGTCGGAGATGATATAGGCCGCCTTGTTGTAGGACCAGCCCTCCAGGATCACGTCCAGTATCCGGCTGGAGATGTACAGGGTGATCAGGCCGTACAGGGCCAGGTCCACGCTGCGGAAGGTCAGCCCGGCCAGCACGATGATGAAGAAGTCCACCATGATGATGCCGATGCCCGGGGTGGCGTTGGAGTACTTGGAAATGATCTGGGCCACTATGTCCGAGCCGCCGGTGGTGGCCTGGTGCCTAAAGGCCAGCCCCAGTCCTATGCCCAGCAGTATGGCCCCGTAGACCGCCGCCAGGATGGCGTTCTGGGTGGCCGCCTTAAAATGGAACATGGCCTGCAAAAAGTCGGTCAGAAAGGAAGTGACGAACACCGCATAGATGGTGCGGAACCCGAACTTCTTGCCGAACTCCAGCATCCCCCAGATGAACAGCGGAATGTTGACGGCAAAGATCACCACCCCCACCGGCAGTTTGAACAGGTAATGCAGGATGGTGCTGATCCCGGCCGCCCCGCCCGGGGCGATCTTGTGGGGCACCAGGAACAGGTCGTAGGAAAGCGCCATCAGGGCGCAGCCCACGGTGATCATGAAAAAATCCCAGATGACCTTTGACAATTTGGGCTTTAAGCCCAGACTTCTTAGTGTGATGTCCATAGGTTATTTCTTTTGGTCCTTTATGAATTGCGCCCTGGCCAGTTCCATTATCTTCATCAGGGGCTGGCCGCTTTTTTGGGCGATCTGTTTGCATTCCTCATATTCCGGGATGAACTTATGCGACCCGTCATACAGGGTCGCCTTTTTGCCGGAGACAACACCATGGGCGGTCTTTACTTTTATCTCCTGCCGCGGCAGGGTGTATCTTTCCATCTCCCGGCGGCGGATGCCCAGGGTGGTGGTCTCGGCAAAGATCGCGTCCAGCATCAGGGCCTCGTT encodes:
- a CDS encoding TldD/PmbA family protein gives rise to the protein MKDLAQHALNVAEVAGATYADIRIINDESERVEVKDGQVGSINRGTSGGFGIRVIVNGAWGFASSPKIDKAEIERVARLAVKVAKASALLKVRDLELAPVEKYIDKYVTPHKKNPLEVPLEEKIALLLKTDAAMRQVKGVNITESRIAGWVEDQLFASTIGSVIEQRIVQCGGGYTATAVKDGDVQYRSYPCSHGGQWESNGYEMIEGLDFAGNAGRTAEEAVALLSADQCPSGEKDIIIEGSQLSLQIHESVGHPLELDRVFGSEANYAGTSFATTDNLDKLKYGSDIVNISSDPTCPMGLGSYGYDDEGVKTHKADLIKNGLLVNYLSSRETARVIGKNSTGAMRADGWGNMPIVRITCINLEPGTKSTEQIISETDDGIYMASNKSFSIDDRRSNFQFGTEIAWEIKKGKLGRMLKNATYTGFTPQFWNACDAIAGPKDWKIWGTANCGKGEPGQLARTAQGCAPSRFRKIKVGVVPGKK
- a CDS encoding GNAT family N-acetyltransferase gives rise to the protein MSDTNKYAAGRIKIRPARPSDKAVVLDFCKHTFGRWGDYMPEVWDQWVKTKGGLFFAATIEDRPVGVGKITIHRPGELWLEGLRVDPKYRGHGIGRIIQDYTWKKAMSLKPRFIRYATGSYNKISQHLGKSKSMKIAAEFDEYAGKLLPAKETVMVPAKPKECGEYLGFFNRDRQAKHWKGLYLDSWSAKTFDQQALEGLIKQKRVYGYYDHR
- a CDS encoding YitT family protein — its product is MDITLRSLGLKPKLSKVIWDFFMITVGCALMALSYDLFLVPHKIAPGGAAGISTILHYLFKLPVGVVIFAVNIPLFIWGMLEFGKKFGFRTIYAVFVTSFLTDFLQAMFHFKAATQNAILAAVYGAILLGIGLGLAFRHQATTGGSDIVAQIISKYSNATPGIGIIMVDFFIIVLAGLTFRSVDLALYGLITLYISSRILDVILEGWSYNKAAYIISDHHQLIRGEVVLEMNRGGTMWVGKGFYKGTERTILFCVVSRRELVQLKEIVSLLDPKAFMVVTDVKEVLGHGFTSWSKVAEN
- a CDS encoding TldD/PmbA family protein, yielding MLIDKNQAHDICKRALSFAKEGQAEVILTQTASPLTRIANNTIHQNVETSDIDISLRVDLEGRSGRATTNQFDDESLKELARRSVNAARAITSKQELPPMMGPQQYREIPAFDQSSAFMEPEQRAEMVLKAVKLARQEKVELAGLVNNTLYATAMANSNGLFAYHNMSTLRMELTARSGITAGRFAQTARKAGEIDPEKIAAIAIKKCLGGLNAKALEPGDYTVILEPEAVTTPLMFLSYLSFGALAVQENLSCLSGKIGQKLMGGNITISDDAYNPLAVWAEPFDSEGMPRKKVMIIEKGVARGPVYDLKTAAKDRTETTGHGLPQPNTYGPMPRNLILEGGNASLEDMIKSTKRGVLVTRFWYNRVVDRKIPVITGMTRDGTFLIEDGKVSCGVKNMRFNQDLVEFFNNVETLGVPESQENMVVPPLKVNNFHFTGLTEA
- the trpS gene encoding tryptophan--tRNA ligase: MKKILTGDRPTGPLHIGHYFGSLVERVRLQDQYETYVLIADVQALTDNFDDPQKVHDNIIEVTLDYLAAGIDPNKSTIVIQSKLPAIADLTIFFMNLVTVARVGRNPTVKEEIKQKGFGESLPFGFFAYPVSQAADILSFNADLVPVGDDQLPMIEMTREIARDFNRIYGPVFVEPEAKTGSFGRIKGLDGNSKMSKSLNNAIDIKDSADDTAKKIMSAYTDPTKARKDDPGHPDGCMVYAYHQIFTPGHAAIKEECLKGGRGCVVCKKELIANMNGYFAPIRQKRIELGNDLGYVRNVLKQGIIKGQEVTGDILERAKTAMKIDYRDILG